The Risungbinella massiliensis sequence TCTAGAAGGAAAATTTAACCCAGATGAAGCGTTCACCAATCAATTCTTACCACAAGGAGGGAAGTAATATGGCAAATGCACTTGTAAGTATTCAGATCTTACCACATACTCCGAACGGAGAGAGTTCGATACCTTATGTGGACCAAGCAATTGAAGTTATTCAGGCATCAGGGGTTCCATATCGGGTGGGGCCGCTCGAAACGACGATGGAAGGTCAGTTATCTGACTTACTACAGATCGTCGCCAAAATGAATGAAAAGATGATCGAAGCAGGATGTCCGAGCACTTTAGCGCAGGTGAAAATTTGTTACAACCCCCAAGGCATTACGATGGGTCAACTGACCGAAAAATATGACCAAGATTAAACATCTAGTACCGCCACTCCTCTTTTTTGCCATCCTCCTGTTAGGTTGGGAGTCGGCGGTTTCTGTTTATGCGCTGGAACCTTGGATGTTACCTGCACCAACTGTTATTTGGAAGGAACTGATCGATCGCTTTCCTTCGTTGACAATAGATATTGTAGCGACGATGAGGATCGCTGTTCAAGGTTTGTCTATTGGTGTTTTAGTAGGGACGTTGCTTGCTTTACTGCTACATCTAAACCGTTGGGTATATAACACACTCTATCCACTTTTGGTAATTACTCAGAACATCCCAACGATTACGCTGGCACCTCTTCTGATCCTCTGGTTTGGTTTTGGGGATTTGCCGAAATTGCTAATCGTAGCCTTAGTATGCTTTTTTCCTATTACTATTTCTCTGTTAAGTGGTTTCCGGCAGGTAGATCCGATCCTCCATCAATATTTGCGAATAACAGGTACGAACCGCCTACAACTCTTTACCAAACTGGAACTACCAAGTGCATTGCCAAGTCTATTTGCAGGACTCAAGCTAGCAGCCACCTACAGTGTGATGGGTGCTGTCATCTCTGAATGGTTAGGCGCGGAGGAAGGTTTGGGTCTCGTGATGACGACAGCGGCAACTTCATTCCGAACTTCCCGTGTTTTCGTTGTGATTTTGCTCATTGTAGTTTTGAGTCTCATAATGGTGGGAGTCATTTCTCTGCTTGAGAAATGGATGATACGAGAGCAACGTCAGAAAAAGGGGAGGGGGAATAGATGACCAAGAAGCTAGTTTGCGATGAACTTTCGTTTGGATATGAACAACATAAACCAATCTTGCATCAACTCTCGCTATATGTGGCAGAAGGAGAGTTTGTTTCGCTCATTGGTCCTTCTGGTAGTGGGAAAAGCACCTTATTTTATCTGCTAGGCGGACTCTATACTCCGAAACAGGGAGAAATAGAGTTAGATGGTCGTTCGATCATTGGGAAAAGAGGTTGTATTGGATATGTACCGCAGCAAGCTTCTTTGCTTCCGTGGCGCACAGTTGAACAAAACGTACGACTATCGCTTGAGATCGGAGCACATCCCAAAAAGATAGATGTTGATTCGCTCTTGATGCACGCAGGGTTACAGCAAGTAGCTCATGCCTACCCACATCAATTATCTGGAGGAATGCAACAGCGAGTTGCATTTATCCGTGCTTTGGCTCAAAATCACTCTCTCCTATGTCTGGATGAACCATTTGCTTCGCTTGATGCATTAACTCGTTTTCAGATGCAGAGATGGCTAATGAAAGTATTGGAAGAAGAAAGTAGAACTGTCTTACTCATCACTCACAGTATTGAAGAGGCACTGCTTTTATCAGACAGAATTTATCTGCTAGGCGCCAATCCTATGCAGGTGAGGGAGGAGTTTTCCATTCCTCATCCTAGAGAAGAACGTCTAAAGTGGAGGGAGTCTCCCGATTTTGTATCATGGAGAAAGAAGTTAGAGGAATTATTATTTGAAGCTAAATCAGTAGTTTAAGATAAGGACAGACTATAACCTATAAACACATAGTAAAACCAATAATTACGTGCAAACACAGGGAAACTCTTTGGGAAAGTAATCTCCCAAAGAGTTTTATCCTACACAGCGGTTTGACTTTGATTCGAGATTTCTTCAAGTCCCAATTCTTCTACTAAAAAGCTACCTTCTGAAACAAGCAAAGTTTGATTTTTTTCCGTATGCTTCCATCCATTTTGGATCGCGTATTTGGTCAATGCGGCACAGACACCTGGTTTATGAAAGTTAGTACCCCACGCATCCTGATAGGTGAAACATACTTCAAAATAAGAGGACTTCCATTCTCCTGAATAAACCCGAAGCTTTACATTGTCTCTATTTTCGTTAACCACATAATAAAATGAGTGGTCTTCTATCGTGATTTTTCTTGTACCCTTTGGAGATGTTTTCATTCAAATCACCCTTTCCGATGGAAGCTATGTACCCAGAAGTGATGAGAGCACTTTGAATTAATAGTTCCCTTTACATTTAGGGATCTGTCATCTATTTCAGAATAGTCCCTATCTTATTATTATACCAAAAGACTTCCATTTTCTATATAAACAAAACCACCCTGTCTCCCAAAAGGGAACAGGGTGGTTTTCCAAAACCGATTAACGAGAGTAGAACTCTACGATCAGGGTTTCGTTGATTTCAGCTGGCAATTCGCTGCGATCTGGCAGGCGAGTGTAAGAGCCTTCTAGCTTGTTTTCGTCGAAAGCTACGTACTCTGGAAGGTATGAACGCTCTTCCAAAGATTCTTTGACGATGGACAAGCCACGGCTTTTTTCACGAAGACCGATTACTTCACCAGGAGTTACTTGGTAAGCAGGACGGTCTACTTTTTTACCGTTTACTGTTACGTGACCATGAACTACAAGCTGGCGAGCTTGGCTACGAGTACGAGCAAGACCCAAGCGATAAACAAGGTTGTCCAGACGGGATTCGAGCAACTTCATGAAGTTCTCCCCGTGTACACCTTTCATTTTGCCTGCTTTGTCGAACAGGGTACGGAATTGTTTTTCTCCGAGACCATACATCAGACGAAGTTTTTGTTTCTCCTGAAGTTGGATACCGTACTCGGAAAGTTTTTTGCGTTGGTTTGGACCATGTTGTCCAGGAGCGTATGGGCGGCGGTTCAGCTCTTTCCCAGTTCCCGAGAGGGAGATTCCTAGACGACGGCTCAGTTTCCAACGTGGGCCAGTATAACGTGCCATTATGAAAAACTCCTTTCATCATTTGCAGATATTTCGCAAATGACAGGGTTGCTGATTTGCTATGATTATCCTCACAATCCGGATAGCGGCGAAAAGGTGGGATACTCGCTTAAACGAGGCAAATCAGTGAGGGTGATCCCTTCACCTATCGTTTGCATGCTATCCTCAAGTCCCTTAGGAGAGGGTATTTTGAGCCATACAGACCAATATTATATTGGATTAGCTAAAAATGCAATGATTAGTCTTGATAAATGGAAAAAGAAACTTCTTCCTATTTATTTTTATTCCGTAAATCTTGATTCGACTCGTTCGGTTGCTTTTGACAAAGTCACTGCCTAAATCAAGATTAGAACCGTTTCATTGATTCTGATTTAGTTACTCGTTTTCTTTTTCTACTTCCTCCACTTCCATACTGTCTGTCGACTTCGGAGGGGTAGCTCGAACAAAATGAATTGGCATACCACGACCTGCAAATTTTTGCTCATATTCGGTCTGGATGTTCCACTTATTCCATGGACTCTCATGCAGGTTGCGAGTCAAGTCTTGCAAAGTCCATCCCATCTCATGGAATTCTTCTAAGGAAAAGTCAAAGAGGGAGAGACTATCTGTTTTGAGAATGAGATCGCCGTCTGGTGCAAGTAGCTCAGCATAGATAGCTAGAAAGTCCCGATAAGTAAGACGTCGTTTATAATGACGTGCTTTCGGCCAGGGATCACTGAAATGCAAGTAAAAGCGATCCACTTCACCAGGAGCGAATACATCTCGTAGTTTTTGGATATCCATCCAAATATAACGGAGATTGGTGTTCTCTGTAGCCGTTCCTTTTTCCGCCGCTTGAAGAAGAGGCTCTTGGATCTTTTCAATCCCGATCCAGTTGTGGTCAGGATGTTGCGTTGACGCTTTTGCCAAAAATTGCCCTTTTCCTGTTCCGAGTTCCACATAAAGCGGCTGATTTGGTTTGGCATAGAGGCTTTTCCAAGATCCTTTAACCTGATGAGGATCATTGATTACCAGAGGATGTTCTTGTAATCGTGGGATAGCATTTGGATTTCTGCGCAGTCTCATAGAAGAAAGATACCTACCTTTTTAAGTCAGATCTCATTATTATAAAGTGAAACTTTCATCAGTGGGAGTTTTCTTCGCTTCCATACTAGTTGATGAATTAGATCTTTAGGAACAGTGTCCCCTACCTATCTTCCTTGCTTCTTCCAAATATTGAAGTGGAGGTTTTTTCTGTTCGAGATCTATTCCCTTTAATGGAGACTGCCTATATTGTCGCATTGCCATTCATATTCGCATTGGCTAAGATAAGGAAGGGATATGGGACTTTTATAGAGAAGGATGAGTCGTAGATGATGACGAGGGAAAAACTACACCATGAATTAGACGATTTAACACCTAAAGAAGTAGAAACGATCACTCATTTAGTTCAAGCATTAAAACGTTCACGCAAAAGTCCTTTGGCTTATGTAGAAGAAATGATTCACTACGAATATGTAGGACAAGATGAGAATACAGGGGAATACCTTCACCGCATGCAGATTACGAATGAACTTCAGAACCGTTACCAAATCTTGCATGGAGGGATTACTGCTACTTTTATTGATACATCTTTAGGCTCAACAGTCTTTCAATTACTTGGGGAAGAAGCAAAAGCGGTCACATTGGACCTTAACATCCATTTTTTAAACAAAGGTGAAAATGGATGGCTCTATGCACACACCAAGGTAGTGAAACAAGGTAAAACCATCATCATGTTAGAATGTAGAGTGGTCGATGAGAACCATAAAATTATCGCAACTGCTTCTTCTACCTTTTTTCATATAAAGTAGGTGGAAAAAATGGGCAAACCGCTCACCATTGCAGCAAAAGCGATCCTCTTTGACGAAGGAAAAGTTCTCGTATTGCGACGTTCTCCACAAGAAAGAAAAAACAGAGAGTCTCATTTATGGGATTTTCCTGGTGGATCGGTAGAACCAGAAGAGCCAATTATGGAGGCTCTTGCTCGAGAGATCAAAGAAGAGACGGGGCTAGAGGTAAAAGTAGTTGCACCCGCATATGTATATGACGAAGTGCAAGAAGAAAAGCATCTAGTCCTACTCAAATTTGCCTGTGATCAACCAATTGGAGAAGTTCAACTGAGCGAAGAGCATGATCTGTTTTTATGGGTTCCAATCGATGAATTGGAGGAAACTCCATTTCCGGATTGGATGAAAGAAGAGATCAAGAAAGCCTACCGGGTTTATACGGAGTTGCGAAATTAAGGGGAAAAGTACCTAGCAGCATGAACATCTACTACTGCGATAGGTACTTTTTTCATGGAATGAAAGTCATTTTCAAACTGCGGACCAAACGGAGAAAATCTGGAGCTAGGAATGACTAAGGCAAAAGTAACGGAACGAATTTGATTCAGATTATTTTTCGAGTAGATTCTAGAAAGGATGAAGATAATGGGCAAAATCGCATGGACGCATGCTAATATTTATACAGAAGTAGGTTGGCTTACAGATGCTTATCTCCTCACAGAAGGTGGAAAAATTCAGGAAATCGGCGAAATGACCCATTATCAGGGAGATGCGGACCAAACGATCTCATTAGAAGGAAAAGGCCTCCTCTTGCCTGGGATGATTGATGTACATATACATGGAACCGATGGTGCTGATACGATGGACGCTACACCAGAAGCGTTAACCACAATGGCGAAAGCTCTGGGGCAAGAAGGAACTACTAGTTTTTTGGCTACAACTATCACGCAAGAAAAAGAAGCGATCAGCCGAGCACTTGCAAATGCAGCTGATTTTATCGAGACACAACCTACCTCTGGACAGGCGGAGTGCCTAGGAATTCATTTGGAAGGACCTTTTATTAATCCGAAAATGGCGGGCGCTCAGCCAATTGAGCATATCACTCCTCCTGATATATTTCAGATGAAAGAATGGCAAGAGATAGCGAAAAATCATATACGTCTCATTACGATGGCTCCAGAAGAGGAGAATGCTCTTGATTTGATTCGGTATTTAGCTGAGACTGGAGTAGTTGCCTCGATTGGCCATACAAGTGCTACCTACCAGCAAGTACGTGAAGCGATTGCAGCAGGTGCAACCCATGTAACTCATTTATACAACCAGATGAGAGGACTTCATCACCGTGAACCAGGTGTGGTGGGTGCAGCGATGCTATCAGATGAACTAATGGTTGAAATGATCGTAGATGGAATCCACATCGATCCGAAAATGGTAAAGCTTGCTTATGATCAGATTTCGGCGGATCGAACAGTCTTAGTCACTGATTCGATGAGAGCGAAATGTTTGCGGAATGGGAAGTATGACCTAGGCGGACAAGAAGTAACCGTAGAAAATGGGGAGGCAAGGCTGTCCAATGGGTCTCTAGCAGGCAGTATTCTCAAAATGAAAGATGCAATTTGGCATATGAGAGAGTTTGCCGGTGCAAGCTTAGAAGAACTGGTTCAGATCTCTTCTACCAACGCTGCCAAAGAATTGGGTGTTTGGGACCGAAAAGGGAGTATTGCAGTAGGAAAAGACGCTGATTTTGTATGGTTAACGGATGAATTAGAACTAGAAATGACAGTAAGTCGTGGAGAAATATCATATCAAAGGAGTACAGAAACGACCAATGGAACTAATTAAAGCAAAAGATTATCGAGAGATGTGCAAATTAGCTGCAGAAAAAATGATCAAGTTAGTGATGGAAAAACCAAATGCTGTTTTAGGTCTAGCAACTGGCTCTACCCCATTGGGAACGTATGGATTTTTAAAGCAAGATTATGAGCAAAATGGTACTTCTTATCAACAGGTGACCACGTTTAATTTAGATGAGTATGTGGGATTGGACGGATCGCATCCTCAAAGTTATCGATACTTTATGAATAAGAATTTGTTTTCTGGGATCGACATCCAACTGGATAACACCTATGTACCAAGTGGACAAGTAGAGAACATGGAAGAAGAGTGTCTGAACTATGAATCACTGCTACGTACAAAAGGTCCAATAGACTTACAACTACTTGGGATTGGACGCAATGGTCATATTGGATTTAATGAACCAGGTACGTCATTTCAGACCAATACGCATGTTGTAGAGCTAACGGAATCGACTCGTGAAGCAAACAAACGCTTCTTTGACTCAATCGAAGAAGTTCCAACTCATGCGATTACGATGGGAATCTCTTCGATTATGGAAAGCAACGAAATTCTTTTATTAGTAAGCGGTGAGAGTAAAGCACCGATTGTTCGGGATCTATTTGAAAAGGAACAGACAGAAGAAATTCCAGCCACCGTACTCAAAAGTCATCCCAATGTGACGGTTATTGCGGATGAGGAAGCATTGTCTTTGTTAACGGAAAAAGTATAATCATTACATCATTTTTGGCTTTTAAGTTGGATGGTAAAAAGTTTCTACATTTATGCTAAATTCGAAAAGATGACTTCTGAACAAATCAGGAGTCATCTTTTTTTATAAAAAACACCCATTTTTAGCATGAAATAACGATTGTAGATAAAAAATAAAGAATGCTTCAAAGAGGGGGCTAATATGAGAAATTTCATTAATCTAATAGAAAAGCTATCAAAAGACAAAGAACAAAAAATCAACGAACAACAACCAACAAAGTTAATTTACAAGAGTCTTTCTAAGAATTTAGAGATTATTAAAATTACACTTGGGAATTGTAGCGACCTAATTGTCCGCGAATTTCAGCTCGGTAAAACCAATGTCAAAGCAGCAATCTTTTATTTAGATGGTTTGGTGAACATTAATTATATTCAAGAAAATATATTGAAATCATTAATGGCAGATGTAAAGAATGTCACAAATACAGACGGTGATCCAGATCAAACAAATATCATCGCGTATTTAAAAAATCATATACTGACAGTTGGAGAAACAAAAAAAGTTTTTGACTTTAAACTGTTGTATCATTCGCTTTTGTCTGGAGACACAATTTTATTAATTGATGGGCAAAACCAAGGTTTAATCTCTAGTACGAGAGAGTGGAAAGAGCGTGGAGTGCAAGAATCCAGTACGCAGAGTGTAGTAAAAGGATCGAAAGAGAGCTTTACCGAAACAATGCGTACTAATACGGCTCTCGTTCGCCGGAGAATAAAAGATACACATTTGAGGATCGATACTAGACAGATTGGTAGAGTTACCAAAACAGATGTTGCTGTTCTATATATAGACGGAATTGCCGATGAAAAAGTAGTCAAAGAAGTTTTCTCTCGCTTGGATTCTATTGATATTGATGCCATTTTGGATAGTGGATATATCGAAGAGCTAATCGAAGATACGACATATACTCCATTTCCAACTACTTATTCTACGGAACTTCCTGATACAGTTGCAGCAGGGTTACTAGAAGGTCGGGTTGCCATCATGGTAGATGGGACTCCGTTTGCTCTTTTGGTTCCTGGACTATTTGTCCATTTTTTTCACTCCAATGAAGACTATTACCAACGATTTGATATTAGTACCTTTGTTCGCATTCTCCGTTTTATCGCTTTTGTGATGGCTCTGCTAGTTCCATCCATTTATATTGCAGTTACTACTTATCATCAAGAAATGATTCCCACTTCCCTCTTAATCAGTTTAGCTGCTCAACGTGATGGAGTACCTTTTCCGGCTCTTTTTGAGGCGATGATGATGGAGTTTACCTTTGAAGTTTTGCGGGAGGCTGGACTGCGTCTGCCCAAAAACGTTGGTTCTGCCATTTCTATTGTGGGTGCATTAGTACTTGGTCAAGCCGCTGTACAGGCTGGTTTAATTTCAGCGGCAATGGTAATTGTCGTGTCCCTCACGGCGATTAGTAGCTTTATGTTTCCCTCTTATACGATGTCGTTTCCTGTAAGAATTCTAAGATTTATCTTTATGGGTCTAGCGGGTTTTATAGGTCTGTTGGGAGTTGGCTTGGGTTTGATTGCACTTATTTTTCACTTATGTAGTCTGCGGTCATTTGGAGTTCCGTATATGGCGCCCTTTGGCCCTTACATTCAAGAAGATCAAAAAGATGCTATCTTCCGTTTTCCTCGAGGGAAACTATTTTCTCGCCCTCGATTGATTAGTCATCAAAACCGAGTTCGAATTAAGATGAAGCACTAGAAAGAAGGAAATGGAATGAATCGAAGAAATCTATTCTTGTGTATTCTGCTGCTTCTATTTATGACAACAGGGTGTTGGAGTAAAAAGGAACTAAATGAACTGGCAATCATGAGCGGAGTTGGGATTGACAAAACCGAAGATGGTGAATTTCAGCTAACGGCACAAGTGATATTACCTTCTGAAATAGCTACCCAAACAGGTGGAGGCAATCGTACTCCAGTTGTTATTTACAAGGAAACTGGCAAAACCATTTTTGAGACAGTGCGAAAATTAACCAAATACTCTCCGCGAAAACTATATTGGTCCCACTTGCGGGTTATTGTGTTTGGAGAGGCTTTGGCAAAAGAAGGAATTGCCAAAGCGATCGATTTTATATCAAGAGATCACGAAATGCGAACCGATTTTTATTTATTGGTAGCTAAAGGTACATCAGCTGAGCAAATATTAAAAGTGCAAACGCCCTTGGAAAAAATCCCAGGTATGAAAGTATATAAGTCTCTTGAAACGTCTGAAAAGGTGTGGGCACCAACAAAAGGGACCAACTTGGATGAATTGATTTCTAATTTGTCAGGTGAAGGAAGGAATCCAGTCTTAACAGGAGTTCTCCTAAAAGGAGATCCATCTCAAGGGATGGAGCTTTCTAATGTGGAAAGAACGGATCCTTCCGCTAAGATCCAGCTCGATGAATTAGCTGTATTTAAAAAAGATCGGCTAGTAGGTTATTTAAATGAGGAGGAAAGTAAAGGCTATAACTATATAGAGGGCAATGTGAAGAGTACGATTGTCAATGTACCATGTAATAGTGGAATCGCGGCAATCGAGATTATTCGTACCGATACGAAGGTAAAGGGAAAATATAACAATGGGAAGCCGTCCATTCAGATCGAAACGAAATTACAGGGAAATGTGGGCGAAGTAGAGTGTGATCTGGAATTTACTAATCCCAAAATCATGAGTGAGTTGGAAACAAAAGTAAAACAAGATATTCAAGAGAAAATGGAAGTAGCAGTTAAGAAAACGCAAACAGAATTTCAAAGCGATATCTTTGGTTTTGGAGATAAAATAGAACAGGCTGACCCAAAAGCATGGAAAAATCTACAGAAAAAATGGGAAAAAGAATTTCCTGATCTTGACGTCCAAATCAAGGTGACAGCCGAACTAGAACATACAGGAACCACTTCAGAATCAGTTTCGAAACAAAAACAGGAGTAATACTTATGTGGGCGATCTTCGGAGTATTTATTGCTGCGTTAGGAATAATCTGGATCGAAGTTCCTACTCTACTACGGCAGAAGCAAACTAGAGAATTGGTGTTTTTTTCCCTTTTCCTTGGTGTAGCAGTTTTATCTGGGATAACGATGGCGATGGGAATGGATCTACCTAATCCATATGGTTTGATTGAGATAATCTATCGGCCTATTGGGGAATGGATCAATAATCTGTTTCGATAAAGATGGTGAAAGTCAGTATGAAACAAATCGAAAAAGTGAATGTACGTCAAATGACGATCTTCGTTGTCCTATTTTTTATTGGGACAACGATTCTTGTCCAGCCTTCCACACTAGCATCGATAGCAAAACAAAATGCTTGGATTGCTGTTATTTTGGGAGTGTTTGTTAGCTTATGGATCGTCTGGTTATATTCAAGGATAGCCATGATTTTTCCGGATAAAAACTTTTCAGCTGGCTTAGAATGGCTCTTAGGGAAATGGATTGGAAAATTGGTTTCGATCCTATATATTTTTTACTTTATATGTGTTTCAGCTGATTTATTGTCGATTATTGGCAATTTTTTTACCACTCAAATGATACCTGAAACACCTGCGGTTGCAATCCATGTTGTTTTTATGACCGTTATTGCTTTTGGAGTTCGGCTTGGGATTAAAACCTTAGCTCGTTCAGCTGAAATCTTTTTCGTTGTATTTTTTTTCCTTTTTTTCATCATTGTATTTACTCTATTTCCTGAGTTAGAAATAGATAAGATCCAACCCGTTTTAGAACAAGGGATAAAACCAACTATACATGCGATGTTAACTTTTATAAGTGGTTGTTCATTAACCATGTTTACGTTTCTATATATCTTATCTTCTATAAATAATGCCCAAGCAATCCAAAAGAGTCTGATGAAAGGCACGATCATCGGTGGAATAGTAATGCTCATCATCACTGCTTTATGTATCTTAGTTCTAGGAAGCTTTTTTACAGAAAGGAATATTTATCCTACTTATGTTTTAGCGAAGAAAATTAGTATTGGAAATTTGGAGAGAATTGAGGTTATCATCGCGGGGATGTGGATGATTACGATCTTATTTAAAGCTTCCCTTTACTTTTATGCTTTAATGATGAGTATCAAACAGATGTTTAGATTAACAGACTATCGTCCAGTAGTACTTCCGATTAGTATGATTACAGTGGTTTTATCGCTTATTATTTTTCCAAATTATGTTTATATGAGCTATTTTAATACAACCGTTTGGATTCCTTATGTGTTAACACTTGGTTTTGTTGTTCCATTTTTGGTCTGGATTATAGGGAAACGAAAACAGATTCGAGAAAATAAGAAGGGGCTTCCTCGT is a genomic window containing:
- a CDS encoding ABC transporter permease, translated to MTKIKHLVPPLLFFAILLLGWESAVSVYALEPWMLPAPTVIWKELIDRFPSLTIDIVATMRIAVQGLSIGVLVGTLLALLLHLNRWVYNTLYPLLVITQNIPTITLAPLLILWFGFGDLPKLLIVALVCFFPITISLLSGFRQVDPILHQYLRITGTNRLQLFTKLELPSALPSLFAGLKLAATYSVMGAVISEWLGAEEGLGLVMTTAATSFRTSRVFVVILLIVVLSLIMVGVISLLEKWMIREQRQKKGRGNR
- the trmB gene encoding tRNA (guanosine(46)-N7)-methyltransferase TrmB — protein: MRLRRNPNAIPRLQEHPLVINDPHQVKGSWKSLYAKPNQPLYVELGTGKGQFLAKASTQHPDHNWIGIEKIQEPLLQAAEKGTATENTNLRYIWMDIQKLRDVFAPGEVDRFYLHFSDPWPKARHYKRRLTYRDFLAIYAELLAPDGDLILKTDSLSLFDFSLEEFHEMGWTLQDLTRNLHESPWNKWNIQTEYEQKFAGRGMPIHFVRATPPKSTDSMEVEEVEKENE
- a CDS encoding thiamine-binding protein produces the protein MANALVSIQILPHTPNGESSIPYVDQAIEVIQASGVPYRVGPLETTMEGQLSDLLQIVAKMNEKMIEAGCPSTLAQVKICYNPQGITMGQLTEKYDQD
- a CDS encoding GerAB/ArcD/ProY family transporter, which translates into the protein MKQIEKVNVRQMTIFVVLFFIGTTILVQPSTLASIAKQNAWIAVILGVFVSLWIVWLYSRIAMIFPDKNFSAGLEWLLGKWIGKLVSILYIFYFICVSADLLSIIGNFFTTQMIPETPAVAIHVVFMTVIAFGVRLGIKTLARSAEIFFVVFFFLFFIIVFTLFPELEIDKIQPVLEQGIKPTIHAMLTFISGCSLTMFTFLYILSSINNAQAIQKSLMKGTIIGGIVMLIITALCILVLGSFFTERNIYPTYVLAKKISIGNLERIEVIIAGMWMITILFKASLYFYALMMSIKQMFRLTDYRPVVLPISMITVVLSLIIFPNYVYMSYFNTTVWIPYVLTLGFVVPFLVWIIGKRKQIRENKKGLPRGKGLSG
- a CDS encoding spore germination protein yields the protein MRNFINLIEKLSKDKEQKINEQQPTKLIYKSLSKNLEIIKITLGNCSDLIVREFQLGKTNVKAAIFYLDGLVNINYIQENILKSLMADVKNVTNTDGDPDQTNIIAYLKNHILTVGETKKVFDFKLLYHSLLSGDTILLIDGQNQGLISSTREWKERGVQESSTQSVVKGSKESFTETMRTNTALVRRRIKDTHLRIDTRQIGRVTKTDVAVLYIDGIADEKVVKEVFSRLDSIDIDAILDSGYIEELIEDTTYTPFPTTYSTELPDTVAAGLLEGRVAIMVDGTPFALLVPGLFVHFFHSNEDYYQRFDISTFVRILRFIAFVMALLVPSIYIAVTTYHQEMIPTSLLISLAAQRDGVPFPALFEAMMMEFTFEVLREAGLRLPKNVGSAISIVGALVLGQAAVQAGLISAAMVIVVSLTAISSFMFPSYTMSFPVRILRFIFMGLAGFIGLLGVGLGLIALIFHLCSLRSFGVPYMAPFGPYIQEDQKDAIFRFPRGKLFSRPRLISHQNRVRIKMKH
- a CDS encoding PaaI family thioesterase, whose translation is MMTREKLHHELDDLTPKEVETITHLVQALKRSRKSPLAYVEEMIHYEYVGQDENTGEYLHRMQITNELQNRYQILHGGITATFIDTSLGSTVFQLLGEEAKAVTLDLNIHFLNKGENGWLYAHTKVVKQGKTIIMLECRVVDENHKIIATASSTFFHIK
- the rpsD gene encoding 30S ribosomal protein S4, with translation MARYTGPRWKLSRRLGISLSGTGKELNRRPYAPGQHGPNQRKKLSEYGIQLQEKQKLRLMYGLGEKQFRTLFDKAGKMKGVHGENFMKLLESRLDNLVYRLGLARTRSQARQLVVHGHVTVNGKKVDRPAYQVTPGEVIGLREKSRGLSIVKESLEERSYLPEYVAFDENKLEGSYTRLPDRSELPAEINETLIVEFYSR
- a CDS encoding Ger(x)C family spore germination protein yields the protein MNRRNLFLCILLLLFMTTGCWSKKELNELAIMSGVGIDKTEDGEFQLTAQVILPSEIATQTGGGNRTPVVIYKETGKTIFETVRKLTKYSPRKLYWSHLRVIVFGEALAKEGIAKAIDFISRDHEMRTDFYLLVAKGTSAEQILKVQTPLEKIPGMKVYKSLETSEKVWAPTKGTNLDELISNLSGEGRNPVLTGVLLKGDPSQGMELSNVERTDPSAKIQLDELAVFKKDRLVGYLNEEESKGYNYIEGNVKSTIVNVPCNSGIAAIEIIRTDTKVKGKYNNGKPSIQIETKLQGNVGEVECDLEFTNPKIMSELETKVKQDIQEKMEVAVKKTQTEFQSDIFGFGDKIEQADPKAWKNLQKKWEKEFPDLDVQIKVTAELEHTGTTSESVSKQKQE
- a CDS encoding ABC transporter ATP-binding protein → MTKKLVCDELSFGYEQHKPILHQLSLYVAEGEFVSLIGPSGSGKSTLFYLLGGLYTPKQGEIELDGRSIIGKRGCIGYVPQQASLLPWRTVEQNVRLSLEIGAHPKKIDVDSLLMHAGLQQVAHAYPHQLSGGMQQRVAFIRALAQNHSLLCLDEPFASLDALTRFQMQRWLMKVLEEESRTVLLITHSIEEALLLSDRIYLLGANPMQVREEFSIPHPREERLKWRESPDFVSWRKKLEELLFEAKSVV
- the nagB gene encoding glucosamine-6-phosphate deaminase; amino-acid sequence: MELIKAKDYREMCKLAAEKMIKLVMEKPNAVLGLATGSTPLGTYGFLKQDYEQNGTSYQQVTTFNLDEYVGLDGSHPQSYRYFMNKNLFSGIDIQLDNTYVPSGQVENMEEECLNYESLLRTKGPIDLQLLGIGRNGHIGFNEPGTSFQTNTHVVELTESTREANKRFFDSIEEVPTHAITMGISSIMESNEILLLVSGESKAPIVRDLFEKEQTEEIPATVLKSHPNVTVIADEEALSLLTEKV
- a CDS encoding NUDIX hydrolase, yielding MGKPLTIAAKAILFDEGKVLVLRRSPQERKNRESHLWDFPGGSVEPEEPIMEALAREIKEETGLEVKVVAPAYVYDEVQEEKHLVLLKFACDQPIGEVQLSEEHDLFLWVPIDELEETPFPDWMKEEIKKAYRVYTELRN
- the nagA gene encoding N-acetylglucosamine-6-phosphate deacetylase — translated: MGKIAWTHANIYTEVGWLTDAYLLTEGGKIQEIGEMTHYQGDADQTISLEGKGLLLPGMIDVHIHGTDGADTMDATPEALTTMAKALGQEGTTSFLATTITQEKEAISRALANAADFIETQPTSGQAECLGIHLEGPFINPKMAGAQPIEHITPPDIFQMKEWQEIAKNHIRLITMAPEEENALDLIRYLAETGVVASIGHTSATYQQVREAIAAGATHVTHLYNQMRGLHHREPGVVGAAMLSDELMVEMIVDGIHIDPKMVKLAYDQISADRTVLVTDSMRAKCLRNGKYDLGGQEVTVENGEARLSNGSLAGSILKMKDAIWHMREFAGASLEELVQISSTNAAKELGVWDRKGSIAVGKDADFVWLTDELELEMTVSRGEISYQRSTETTNGTN